The Desulfitibacter sp. BRH_c19 sequence TTGTAAGAGCTCCAGAAGCATGGTTTTCATTGATAAAGCAGTATAAAGTCTTACTAGGCCTTCCTGTGGATTTTCTGTAGTAACTAGAGCTGTCCCCTCGTACCCCTCTAAAATCTTATTTAAAAAATCTATCTCACTTGTTGCTACCTTCACCAGAATGGAGATTTCCTTATCGAAATTCATCGTTTTCTTCTTCTAATCAAAGTATTTTCAGGGTATGCTCTTGGCCAAGTAATGTATACTAGTTGTTGGGGGTGGGGAGCCTTTTCGATTTTTTCTTTATTCCTATCATACATTTCAGTTACAGTTATCTCCAAACTTGCTCCCTGTGGTGGACAAAACTCTACTGTTTCTCCTACACCGAAGTTGTTTCTTTGCTCTACTATAATCATTCCATCAGCATTATCATATCCAAGCACGATACCTATAAAGTCATAATTATGTTTATAGGTCGAAGTGTTGTAATTGTGATCTTCTGAACTTATTTTCTTGAAATAGAAGCCAGTAGTATACTCTCTATGACTTACCTTCGTCACCTCTTCAAGAAGGCTTCTATCAAATATGTATTCCTGAGGATTTTGGAAATATGAGTCTATTGCCATTCTATAAGCTTTGACGACTGTAGCAACATAATGGACACTTTTCATTCTTCCTTCAATTTTTAATGATTTAATACCTGCATTTATCATTTCTGGGATATGCGCAAGCATACATAAATCCTTTGAATTAAAAATGTAACTACCCCTTGTATCCTCTTGGATTTCCATAACCCGATCTTTCCTTTTGTCTTCAACGAGATAATATTTATATCTGCAGGGTTGGGCACATTCTCCCTGGTTAGCACCTCTACCTACTAAAAAATTACTTAAAAGACATCTACCTGAATAAGCCATACACATGGCCCCATGGATAAAGGTTTCAATATCTATATCAACCTTAGTGGTTATTTCTGTAATTTCTTTTAAGGACAATTCTCTTGCTAAAACTATTCTTTTGATACCATAGGATTTCCAAAACTCTGCTGCTGCCCAGTTTGTGGTATTTGCCTGGGTACTTAAGTGTATTGGTAACTGGGGAGCAATCTCTCTTGCGATCTTTACTATACCTAGGTCTGAAACTATGATGCCATCTACTTTCATGGCATCAAGGCTTTGCAGATAAGCTTCTAGCCCTTCTAGATCATCATTATGTGCTAGGATATTTACAGTCACATAGACTTTTTTATCTAAACTATGTGCATAGTTTACCCCTTCCTGCATTTCTCCCGGGGTGAAATTGCCTGCTGAAGCTCGTAAGCCAAGCTGCTTTCCAGCAAGGTAAACTGCGTCAGCGCCATACAGTAGGGCAAACTTTAGTTTTTCCATGTCACCAGCAGGTGCCAAAAGTTCAGGTTTTTTCAAGTTTATTCCTTCCTTTCCTTCAAACATAAAGCCACTCCATCCCCTACTGGCAAAATACTTGTTACCAGGTTTGGATGGTTATTTAACATGCGTAAAAATTTTCTTAATCGCACCACTATTGTCCTTTTCCTTCGAGGATATTTTGTACCTGGCACAACCATGCCTTTAAATAGTACATTATCTGCAACAAGAATTCCTCCTGGAGCCAGTAGTCTATATACATACTCAAAAAAGGCTATATATTGTCCTTTTGCTGCATCCATAAATATAAAATCAAATTCTCCTCTTAGTTGGGGAAGGATTTGTAAGGCATCTCCCAAATAAGGAGTAATGTTCGAGTCCAAGCCTGCCCGTTGGAAGTACTCCCTTGCTCGTCTATGTCTTAATTGGTTTATTTCAATTGTGGTAACCTTTCCATGAGGAGCTACTGCCCTTGCAAGCCAGATAGTGGAGTAACCTGTAGCTGTACCAATCTCCAATACATTTTTACTATGATTCATTTTTGCCAATAGATATA is a genomic window containing:
- a CDS encoding peptidase U32 codes for the protein MKKPELLAPAGDMEKLKFALLYGADAVYLAGKQLGLRASAGNFTPGEMQEGVNYAHSLDKKVYVTVNILAHNDDLEGLEAYLQSLDAMKVDGIIVSDLGIVKIAREIAPQLPIHLSTQANTTNWAAAEFWKSYGIKRIVLARELSLKEITEITTKVDIDIETFIHGAMCMAYSGRCLLSNFLVGRGANQGECAQPCRYKYYLVEDKRKDRVMEIQEDTRGSYIFNSKDLCMLAHIPEMINAGIKSLKIEGRMKSVHYVATVVKAYRMAIDSYFQNPQEYIFDRSLLEEVTKVSHREYTTGFYFKKISSEDHNYNTSTYKHNYDFIGIVLGYDNADGMIIVEQRNNFGVGETVEFCPPQGASLEITVTEMYDRNKEKIEKAPHPQQLVYITWPRAYPENTLIRRRKR